Proteins encoded together in one Bos indicus isolate NIAB-ARS_2022 breed Sahiwal x Tharparkar chromosome 3, NIAB-ARS_B.indTharparkar_mat_pri_1.0, whole genome shotgun sequence window:
- the LOC109556689 gene encoding olfactory receptor 6N2, whose amino-acid sequence MEPHNHSSPAEFVLLGFPRVGHIRGWLFVLLLLAYLFTICGNMLIFLVIRLDAALHTPMYHFVSILSFLELWYTATTIPKMLVNLLSDKKTISFSGCLLQTYFFHSLGASECYLLTAMAYDRYLAICRPLHYPAVMTPMLCAKMAAGCWTCGFLCPISEVILVSQLPFCSYNEIQHIFCDFPPLLSLACKDTSTNVLVDFAINAFIILITFLFIMVSYGRIMGTILQIKTIAGRKKAFSTCASHLIVVLIFFGSIIFMYVRLKESYSLTLDRTLAVVYSVLTPLVNPIIYSLRNKELINAIKRTIFRKGERASPTQH is encoded by the coding sequence ATGGAGCCACACAACCATTCAAGCCCGGCTGAATTTGTGCTCCTTGGTTTCCCCAGGGTGGGACATATCAGGGGCTGGCTTTTTGTCCTGCTGCTGTTGGCATACCTGTTCACTATCTGTGGCAACATGCTCATCTTCCTAGTCATACGACTGGATGCGGCCCTACACACACCCATGTACCACTTTgtcagtattctttccttcttgGAGCTGTGGTATACAGCCACCACCATCCCCAAGATGCTAGTTAATCTTCTCAGTGATAAGAAGACCATTTCTTTTTCAGGATGCCTCCTTCAGACCTACTTCTTCCACTCCCTAGGGGCCTCTGAATGCTACCTTCTTACAGCAATGGCCTATGACCGATACCTGGCCATTTGCCGGCCCCTCCACTATCCTGCAGTTATGACCCCCATGCTCTGTGCCAAGATGGCTGCTGGTTGTTGGACCTGTGGCTTTCTATGTCCCATATCTGAAGTCATCCTGGTCTCCCAGCTCCCTTTTTGCAGCTACAATGAAATTCAACACATCTTCTGTGACTTTCCACCTCTTCTGAGCCTGGCCTGCAAGGACACATCCACTAATGTCCTGGTGGACTTTGCCATCAATGCCTTCATCATCCTTATCACCTTCCTCTTTATTATGGTGTCTTATGGAAGAATCATGGGGACTATACTGCAGATAAAAACGATCGCAGGAAGAAAGAAGGCCTTCTCTACATGTGCTTCCCATCTTATTGTGGTCCTCATCTTCTTTGGGAGCATCATCTTTATGTATGTGCGGCTAAAGGAGAGCTATTCATTGACCCTTGATCGGACGCTTGCTGTAGTCTACTCTGTACTAACACCACTAGTCAACCCAATTATCTACAGTCTTCGTAACAAGGAACTCATTAACGCCATTAAGAGAACCATCTTCCGGAAGGGAGAGAGAGCTAGTCCCACCCAACACTGA
- the LOC109556974 gene encoding olfactory receptor 6N1 translates to MKPGNWSQVTEFIILGFPHLHGVQAFLFLLLLLIYLTTVLGNLLIFLVVCLDFRLHTPMYLLVSILSLLELGYTAATTPKMLSNLLSETKTISFSGCLLQIYFFHSLGATECYLLTAMAYDRYLAICQPLHYPTRMTPALCVKIAVGCWLGGLAGPVAEISLVSHLPFCGPNRIQHIFCDFPPVLSLACTDTSINVLVDFVINSCKILATFLLILSSYVQITCTVLRIPSAAGKKKAFSTCASHLTVVLIFYGSILFMYVRLKKSYSLDYDRALAVVYSVLTPFLNPFIYSLRNKEIKEAVRRQLKRMGILE, encoded by the coding sequence ATGAAGCCCGGGAATTGGAGCCAGGTAACAGAGTTCATCATCTTGGGCTTTCCCCATCTTCATGGTGTTcaggcttttctcttcctcttgttACTCCTAATCTACCTCACTACTGTCCTGGGAAACCTGCTGATATTCTTGGTGGTCTGCCTGGACTTCCGGCTCCATACACCCATGTACCTCCTTGTCAGCATCCTCTCCTTACTGGAGCTTGGCTACACAGCTGCCACCACCCCCAAGATGCTGTCGAACTTGCTCAGTGAGACGAagaccatttctttctctggatgCCTCCTGCAAATCTACTTCTTCCACTCTCTTGGGGCTACTGAATGCTATCTTCTCACAGCTATGGCTTATGACAGATACTTAGCCATCTGTCAACCCCTCCACTACCCTACTCGCATGACCCCAGCACTCTGTGTCAAGATTGCTGTCGGCTGTTGGTTGGGAGGCTTGGCTGGGCCAGTGGCTGAAATTTCCTTGGTCTCCCACCTCCCTTTTTGTGGTCCCAATCGTATTCAGCACATCTTTTGTGATTTCCCTCCTGTTCTGAGCTTGGCTTGTACTGACACATCGATCAACGTCCTAGTGGACTTTGTTATCAATTCTTGCAAGATCCTGGCCACCTTTCTGTTAATCCTCAGCTCCTATGTGCAGATCACCTGCACAGTGCTCAGAATTCCTTCAGCTGCAGGCAAGAAGAAGGCCTTCTCCACATGTGCCTCTCACCTCACTGTGGTCCTCATCTTCTATGGGAGCATCCTCTTCATGTATGTGCGGCTGAAGAAGAGCTACTCCCTGGACTATGACCGGGCCCTGGCTGTGGTCTACTCGGTGCTCACACCCTTCCTCAACCCCTTTATCTATAGCTTGCGCAACAAGGAGATCAAGGAGGCTGTGAGAAGGCAGTTAAAGAGGATGGGGATACTGGAGTGA